One window from the genome of Bradyrhizobium xenonodulans encodes:
- a CDS encoding NAD(P)-dependent oxidoreductase produces the protein MTDASKTVAFIGIGKMGLPMSVLVAKADYAVTAFDQSAARLAEARAQGITIAASPTDAVSGKAAIVTSLPDDAALRGALLGPTGIIGAMAPGAVLIETSTVSVEASTEVDAAAQARGIAYLRSPVSGNASIVHTGALTCFVSGPKEAFEDARPLFASFTRAQTYLGPAEEARYAKLSVNLMIAVSAAMMAESLALARKGGIAWQDILKVLDDSAVASPMVKYKTAPLRTRDFESTFSCKQMAKDLDLILGAGHAVGVPLQLAAQVRETYGSLVAQGNGEADFIATVKHLERLSGLGEPKL, from the coding sequence ATGACTGACGCTTCAAAGACTGTCGCTTTCATCGGGATCGGCAAGATGGGTCTGCCGATGTCTGTGCTCGTCGCCAAGGCCGACTACGCCGTGACCGCATTTGATCAGAGCGCCGCGCGGCTTGCCGAGGCGCGCGCGCAAGGCATCACGATTGCCGCTTCGCCAACCGACGCCGTCAGCGGCAAGGCGGCGATCGTCACGTCCCTGCCCGATGACGCCGCCCTGCGCGGCGCGTTGCTCGGTCCCACCGGCATCATCGGTGCGATGGCGCCCGGCGCTGTCTTGATCGAGACCAGCACCGTGAGCGTCGAGGCCTCAACTGAAGTCGACGCCGCGGCGCAGGCCCGCGGCATTGCCTATCTGCGCTCGCCGGTCTCCGGCAATGCCAGCATCGTCCACACCGGCGCCCTGACCTGCTTCGTCTCGGGTCCGAAGGAAGCCTTCGAGGACGCAAGGCCGCTATTCGCATCCTTCACCCGCGCGCAGACCTATCTCGGACCGGCCGAGGAAGCGCGCTACGCAAAACTCTCGGTCAATCTGATGATCGCGGTGTCGGCCGCGATGATGGCGGAGAGCCTGGCGCTGGCACGCAAGGGCGGCATCGCCTGGCAGGACATTTTGAAGGTGCTCGACGACAGTGCGGTGGCTTCGCCGATGGTGAAGTACAAGACCGCGCCGCTACGGACGCGCGATTTCGAGTCCACCTTCTCCTGCAAGCAGATGGCCAAGGATCTCGACCTGATCCTCGGCGCCGGCCATGCCGTCGGCGTGCCGTTACAACTCGCTGCACAGGTGCGGGAGACCTACGGCTCGCTGGTCGCACAGGGCAACGGCGAGGCCGACTTCATCGCGACCGTCAAGCATCTGGAACGACTGTCCGGGCTTGGTGAACCGAAACTCTGA
- a CDS encoding amidohydrolase family protein — protein MRRTLIKSATIISMDEAIGDLATGDLLVEGNRIASVRPSIDVAADTEIVDGTGRIIIPGLINAHMHTWQTGLRGFAANWTLLEYFRRMHSGLATVFRPEDIHIATLVGALNQINCGTTTLVDWCHNNPTPDHTDAAVRGLIESGIRAAFFHGSPKPEPKPGEPHFSEIPHPRREVERLLAGPLADRDGLVTLGLAILGPHYSTLDVAAHDFRMAHELKLIASMHQGGGPAKTPGGWDKLIAAGLVGAGINIVHGNDLPDDLLDRMVELGVSFSVTPENEMIQGHGFPITGRLLKRGVRPTIGIDLESILSGDLFSAARVALSMQRALDNAESRKTSGTIPATTTIPVREALRWITTEGARMLGREHQIGSLTPGKLADLVIISASDLNLFPVHDPVATVMMQTSLANIEAVMIGGAWKKQNGRLLVEGLETKKELLTQSGRRLVQDIERQGRAA, from the coding sequence ATGCGGCGCACGCTGATCAAATCCGCGACGATCATCAGCATGGATGAGGCGATCGGCGATCTCGCGACCGGCGATTTGCTGGTCGAGGGCAACCGCATCGCCAGCGTGCGGCCATCGATCGACGTCGCGGCCGACACGGAGATCGTCGACGGCACGGGGCGCATCATCATCCCGGGCCTGATCAACGCACACATGCACACCTGGCAGACGGGCTTGCGCGGCTTTGCCGCGAACTGGACGCTGCTGGAATATTTCCGCCGCATGCACTCCGGGCTCGCGACCGTGTTCCGGCCCGAGGACATCCATATCGCGACGCTGGTCGGCGCGCTGAACCAGATCAATTGCGGCACCACCACGCTGGTCGACTGGTGCCACAACAATCCGACACCCGACCATACCGACGCCGCCGTGCGCGGCCTGATCGAGAGCGGCATCCGCGCCGCCTTCTTCCATGGCTCGCCGAAACCGGAGCCGAAGCCCGGCGAGCCGCATTTCTCGGAGATCCCGCATCCGCGCCGCGAGGTCGAGCGGCTGCTGGCCGGCCCCCTCGCCGACCGCGACGGCCTCGTAACGCTGGGGCTTGCGATCCTCGGCCCGCATTATTCGACGCTCGATGTCGCCGCGCATGATTTTCGCATGGCGCACGAGCTCAAGCTGATCGCCTCGATGCATCAGGGCGGCGGTCCGGCCAAGACGCCCGGCGGCTGGGACAAGCTGATCGCGGCGGGCCTGGTCGGCGCCGGCATCAACATCGTCCATGGCAACGATCTGCCCGACGATCTCCTCGACCGGATGGTCGAGCTCGGCGTGTCCTTCTCGGTGACGCCCGAGAACGAGATGATCCAGGGCCACGGCTTTCCGATCACCGGGCGCCTGCTCAAGCGCGGCGTGCGGCCGACGATCGGCATCGATCTCGAATCCATACTCTCCGGCGACCTCTTCTCCGCCGCGCGCGTCGCACTGTCGATGCAGCGGGCGCTCGACAATGCGGAGTCGCGCAAGACCAGCGGCACCATTCCGGCGACGACCACGATTCCCGTCCGCGAGGCGCTGCGCTGGATCACGACGGAAGGCGCCCGCATGCTCGGCCGCGAGCACCAGATCGGATCGCTGACGCCAGGTAAGCTCGCCGACCTCGTCATCATCAGCGCCTCCGATCTCAACCTCTTCCCGGTGCACGATCCCGTCGCCACCGTGATGATGCAGACGAGCCTCGCCAACATCGAGGCCGTGATGATCGGCGGCGCCTGGAAGAAGCAGAACGGCCGCCTGCTGGTCGAGGGGCTGGAGACGAAGAAGGAGCTGCTGACGCAATCCGGCCGGCGGCTGGTGCAGGACATCGAACGACAGGGACGCGCCGCCTGA
- a CDS encoding maleylacetate reductase: MIGSFTFENLPCRVVFGSGTLAHAKAEVERLGGKRALVLTTPQQEAQGKSLGTALGPLYAGLFSGATMHTPVDVTDRALAAMKACEADCVVSLGGGSTTGLGKALALRTGINQLCIPTTYAGSEMTPIVGQTENGLKTTVRDAAILPETVIYDVDLTLTLPASLAATSGINAIAHAVEALYARDTNPVTSLMAEEGIRALARALPAIAAKSDDREARTEALYGAWLCGVCLGTVGMALHHKLCHTLGGTFDLPHAETHTIVLPHALAYNAPAVPDAMARIARAIGAADASRGLYDLAKQLGAKLALRDVGMPESGIDKAADLAVTNAYWNPRPLERNAIRDLIARAFAGEPPVTIKAAA; the protein is encoded by the coding sequence ATGATCGGTTCGTTCACCTTTGAAAACCTGCCCTGCCGCGTCGTATTCGGCAGCGGAACGCTGGCTCATGCCAAGGCCGAGGTGGAGCGGCTCGGCGGCAAGCGCGCATTGGTGCTGACCACGCCGCAGCAGGAGGCGCAGGGCAAGAGCCTGGGGACGGCGCTCGGCCCGCTCTATGCCGGCCTCTTTTCTGGCGCAACCATGCACACGCCGGTCGACGTGACGGACCGCGCGCTCGCCGCCATGAAGGCGTGCGAAGCCGACTGCGTCGTCTCGCTCGGCGGCGGCTCGACCACCGGCCTTGGCAAGGCGCTCGCACTCCGCACCGGAATCAACCAGCTCTGCATTCCCACTACCTATGCCGGCTCGGAGATGACGCCGATCGTCGGCCAGACCGAGAATGGCCTCAAGACCACGGTGCGCGACGCGGCGATATTACCCGAGACCGTGATCTACGATGTCGACCTCACCTTGACGCTGCCGGCGAGCCTTGCTGCGACCTCCGGCATCAACGCGATTGCCCACGCGGTCGAGGCGCTCTACGCACGCGACACCAATCCCGTGACGTCGCTGATGGCGGAGGAAGGCATCCGCGCACTGGCACGCGCCCTGCCCGCCATCGCCGCGAAAAGCGACGATCGCGAGGCCCGCACCGAAGCGCTCTATGGCGCCTGGCTGTGCGGCGTCTGCCTCGGCACCGTCGGCATGGCGCTGCATCACAAGCTCTGCCACACGCTCGGCGGCACTTTCGACCTTCCGCATGCCGAAACCCATACCATCGTGCTGCCGCATGCGCTCGCCTACAACGCGCCTGCAGTGCCGGACGCGATGGCGCGCATCGCGCGTGCGATCGGCGCGGCTGATGCCTCGCGAGGGCTCTACGACCTCGCGAAGCAGCTGGGTGCGAAGCTGGCATTGCGCGATGTCGGCATGCCCGAAAGCGGCATCGACAAGGCGGCCGATCTTGCCGTCACCAACGCCTACTGGAATCCGCGTCCGCTGGAGCGCAATGCCATCCGTGACCTGATCGCGCGCGCCTTCGCCGGCGAGCCGCCTGTTACCATCAAAGCGGCGGCTTGA
- a CDS encoding Dabb family protein → MSGPIRHIVMWRLRGETPEERSAARLKVKTLFEGLKGRIDGLTHIEVGVDVSAVDYACDVVLFSEFTDQAALSAYANHPEHLRVREALGDLRIGRFQVDYPVKETGA, encoded by the coding sequence ATGTCGGGCCCGATCAGGCACATCGTGATGTGGCGGCTGCGCGGGGAGACCCCCGAGGAGCGCTCCGCCGCCCGGCTGAAGGTCAAGACCCTGTTCGAGGGCCTCAAGGGCCGCATCGACGGCCTCACCCATATCGAGGTCGGCGTCGACGTCAGCGCTGTCGACTACGCCTGCGACGTCGTCCTGTTCTCCGAATTCACCGACCAGGCGGCGCTCAGCGCCTATGCCAACCACCCCGAACATTTGCGCGTCCGCGAGGCGCTGGGCGACTTGCGGATCGGGCGCTTCCAGGTCGATTATCCCGTGAAAGAGACCGGCGCATGA
- a CDS encoding LysR family transcriptional regulator has translation MDRLLQLEVFSKTAELGSLSKAAEALRMSNAAASRHLSALEERLAVRLIERNTRRLWLTEAGQELLERASRVLNELAEAEDVVSDRALSPQGTLRVTSSLSFAVIYLAPMLPAFRARYPKLNMQITTANRYPDFIEAGIDVAIRTREQEPDSNIIVRRIGQMRRVLAAAPSYLANAGAPEQPADLARHNMLVYNLANDPYSLRLRKGHGAQTVRITPTLDSNDGQVIRGAALAGLGILIQPLYIVQSDIAAGRLVPVLMEWELPLLTMNVAYQNRAGLPAKIRVFSDFLVSYIREHSEPGIWIDAAK, from the coding sequence ATGGATCGCTTGCTGCAACTGGAGGTGTTCTCCAAGACGGCCGAGCTCGGCAGCCTGTCCAAAGCCGCCGAAGCCTTGCGCATGTCGAACGCGGCGGCGAGCCGCCATCTCAGCGCGCTCGAGGAGCGGCTTGCGGTCCGGCTGATCGAGCGCAACACCCGCCGCTTGTGGCTGACGGAGGCGGGGCAGGAACTCCTTGAACGTGCCAGCAGGGTCCTGAACGAACTGGCGGAGGCCGAGGACGTCGTCAGCGATCGCGCGCTGTCGCCGCAGGGCACGCTGCGGGTCACGAGCTCGCTCTCCTTTGCGGTGATCTATCTGGCGCCGATGCTGCCGGCCTTCCGCGCGCGCTATCCCAAGCTCAACATGCAGATCACCACCGCCAACCGGTATCCCGATTTCATCGAGGCGGGGATCGACGTGGCGATCCGAACGCGCGAGCAGGAGCCGGATTCGAACATCATCGTTCGCCGCATCGGCCAGATGCGGCGCGTGCTTGCGGCCGCGCCCTCCTATCTCGCAAACGCTGGCGCGCCGGAACAGCCTGCCGATCTCGCCCGCCACAACATGCTGGTCTACAATCTTGCGAACGATCCCTATTCGCTGCGCCTGCGCAAAGGCCATGGCGCACAGACCGTCCGGATCACGCCGACGCTCGACAGCAATGACGGCCAGGTCATCCGTGGCGCGGCACTGGCGGGCCTCGGCATCCTCATCCAGCCGCTCTATATCGTCCAGAGCGATATCGCGGCGGGCCGTCTGGTCCCGGTCCTGATGGAGTGGGAGCTGCCGCTGCTCACCATGAACGTCGCCTACCAGAACCGCGCCGGACTGCCCGCCAAGATCAGGGTGTTTTCCGACTTCCTGGTCAGCTACATCCGCGAGCATTCGGAGCCGGGGATCTGGATCGACGCGGCTAAATGA
- the xylB gene encoding xylulokinase, translating into MYLGIDLGTSAVKTVLVDASQRVIASESRPLATASPQSGYSEQDPAQWIDATFATLDALKTTHPGALAAVEGIGLSGQMHGATLLDASLRPLRPCILWNDGRSAAECRMLEQRWPALRAITGNKAMPGFTAPKLLWIAAHEPEIFAATKLVLLPKAYLRLVLSGEAVEDVSDASGSLWLDAARRDWSDAALAATGLSRDHMPRLVEGCAPATTLRGELAQRWGMTRRPVIAGGAGDNPAGAVGIGAIRPGTAFVSLGTSGALLAPTDSIAANPDRVVHTFCHAVPGMWIQAGAILSAASCLAWAARLFGITEAELLSPLGSRPQAPSPVSFLPYLAGERTPHDDPFVRGMLDGLSHGTDRGTIVQAVLEGVAFALADCRDALADAGIAIAEADVIGGGSRSGFWLAVLANVLNVPIHRFAGGETGAAFGAARLGRLAVTGEAVAAVCTRPQRIETFEPDAGLTDAYAERLPAWRELYRPRH; encoded by the coding sequence ATGTATCTCGGCATCGATCTCGGCACCTCGGCGGTCAAGACCGTTCTCGTCGACGCTTCCCAGCGCGTGATTGCAAGCGAGAGCCGGCCGCTCGCGACCGCCTCGCCGCAATCAGGCTATTCCGAGCAGGACCCCGCGCAGTGGATCGATGCGACCTTTGCTACGCTGGATGCCTTGAAGACGACGCATCCCGGCGCGTTGGCGGCAGTCGAAGGCATTGGACTGTCCGGCCAGATGCATGGCGCCACGCTGCTCGATGCGAGCTTGAGGCCGCTGCGGCCCTGCATCCTCTGGAACGACGGGCGCTCCGCCGCGGAGTGCCGCATGCTGGAGCAGCGCTGGCCCGCCTTGCGTGCGATCACGGGCAACAAGGCGATGCCGGGATTCACCGCGCCAAAACTGCTCTGGATCGCGGCGCACGAGCCTGAAATTTTTGCGGCGACCAAACTCGTCCTGCTTCCAAAAGCCTATTTGCGCCTGGTGCTATCGGGCGAGGCCGTCGAGGACGTCTCGGATGCATCGGGATCGCTGTGGCTCGACGCCGCGCGCCGCGACTGGTCGGACGCAGCCCTCGCCGCGACCGGCCTGTCGCGCGATCACATGCCGCGTCTGGTCGAGGGATGCGCGCCGGCAACGACACTGCGCGGCGAGCTCGCGCAGCGCTGGGGGATGACCAGGCGACCGGTGATCGCGGGCGGTGCCGGCGACAATCCGGCGGGCGCCGTCGGCATCGGCGCGATCCGGCCGGGAACCGCGTTTGTGTCGCTGGGAACCTCGGGTGCCTTGCTGGCGCCGACCGACAGCATTGCCGCCAACCCCGATCGCGTCGTGCACACGTTCTGCCACGCCGTTCCCGGCATGTGGATCCAGGCCGGTGCGATCCTCTCGGCCGCCTCCTGCCTGGCCTGGGCCGCGCGCCTGTTCGGCATCACCGAAGCCGAATTGCTGTCGCCGCTTGGATCGCGCCCGCAGGCACCGTCGCCCGTGAGCTTCTTGCCCTACCTCGCGGGCGAGCGGACGCCGCACGACGATCCCTTCGTGCGCGGCATGCTCGACGGTTTGAGCCATGGCACCGATCGCGGGACCATTGTGCAGGCGGTGCTCGAGGGCGTTGCCTTCGCGCTTGCCGATTGCCGCGACGCGCTCGCGGATGCCGGCATCGCGATTGCCGAGGCCGATGTCATCGGCGGTGGTTCACGCTCCGGGTTCTGGCTCGCGGTGCTGGCAAACGTGCTGAATGTTCCGATCCATCGCTTTGCCGGGGGCGAGACCGGCGCGGCGTTCGGTGCGGCGAGATTGGGGCGGCTTGCTGTCACCGGTGAGGCGGTCGCCGCCGTGTGCACGCGGCCGCAGCGCATCGAGACGTTCGAACCTGACGCAGGGCTGACCGATGCTTATGCCGAACGGCTTCCAGCGTGGCGCGAACTGTATCGGCCGCGCCACTAG
- a CDS encoding sugar ABC transporter ATP-binding protein, with the protein MNDPILEMRGVSKSFFGIKALRAVDLTVYAGEIHALMGENGAGKSTLMKILSGAYRPDPGGEIRIEGHPVRIEGPLGGRTAGIAIIYQELSLAPNLSVAENIYLGREMSRAGLLARGEMREGVGPILKRLGADFLPSTLVAHLSMGQRQLVEIARALHARSKILIMDEPTTALSAGESARLFALIRQLRAEGLAIIYISHRMDEVYALGDRVTVLRDGRLVGSLDKEDIRADTIVRLMVGRDVSSFYKKDHDPEAGRGHPVLAAIDMADGQRVEGCSLTVHAGEVVGLAGLIGAGRTELAHLIIGASPRTSGRLELEGRPVEIRTPGEALEAGIAYLTEDRKALGLFLDMSCQDNINLAVLGRDAKLGWFLDRDKARERADRAFAGLSIRAATVGVPAGGLSGGNQQKVLLSRLLAIAPKVLILDEPTRGVDVGAKSEIYSIIDNLAKAGTAILVISSDLPEIIGICDRVVVMRAGHIAGEIERGATSPLNQEDIMALATGMEQLDA; encoded by the coding sequence ATGAACGATCCGATCCTCGAGATGCGTGGGGTCTCAAAATCCTTCTTTGGCATCAAGGCGCTGCGTGCCGTCGATCTCACCGTCTATGCCGGCGAAATTCATGCCCTGATGGGTGAGAACGGCGCCGGCAAGTCGACGCTGATGAAGATCCTGTCCGGCGCCTACAGGCCCGATCCCGGCGGCGAAATCCGCATCGAAGGACACCCGGTACGGATCGAAGGTCCGCTCGGCGGGCGCACGGCGGGCATCGCCATCATCTACCAGGAGCTGTCGCTGGCTCCCAATCTCAGTGTCGCCGAGAATATCTATCTCGGCCGGGAAATGTCGCGTGCAGGTTTGCTGGCGCGCGGCGAAATGCGCGAGGGCGTCGGCCCGATCCTGAAACGGCTGGGCGCGGACTTCCTGCCATCGACGCTGGTGGCGCATCTCTCCATGGGCCAGCGGCAACTGGTCGAGATCGCGCGTGCGCTGCACGCGAGATCAAAGATCCTGATCATGGATGAGCCGACCACCGCGTTGTCGGCCGGCGAGAGCGCGCGGCTGTTCGCGCTGATCCGCCAGCTTCGCGCCGAGGGGCTTGCCATCATCTACATCTCGCATCGCATGGACGAGGTCTATGCGCTCGGCGACCGCGTCACCGTGCTGCGCGACGGCCGGCTGGTCGGCTCGCTCGACAAAGAGGACATCCGCGCCGACACCATCGTTCGGCTGATGGTCGGGCGTGACGTCTCCTCGTTCTACAAGAAGGATCATGATCCGGAGGCAGGGCGGGGGCATCCCGTGCTCGCCGCGATCGACATGGCCGATGGCCAGCGCGTCGAGGGTTGCTCGCTGACCGTGCATGCGGGCGAGGTGGTCGGCCTCGCCGGCCTGATCGGCGCCGGTCGCACCGAGCTCGCGCATCTCATCATCGGCGCGTCGCCCAGAACCTCCGGTCGGCTCGAGCTGGAGGGACGTCCGGTCGAGATCCGCACGCCCGGCGAGGCGCTCGAGGCCGGGATCGCCTATCTGACCGAGGACCGCAAGGCGCTCGGCCTGTTCCTGGACATGTCTTGCCAGGACAACATCAACCTCGCGGTGCTCGGCCGCGATGCGAAGCTCGGCTGGTTCCTGGATCGCGACAAGGCGCGCGAGCGCGCTGACAGAGCCTTCGCAGGCCTCAGCATCCGCGCCGCCACCGTCGGCGTTCCCGCCGGTGGCCTGTCCGGCGGCAACCAGCAGAAGGTGCTGCTATCGCGGCTTCTCGCCATTGCGCCGAAGGTCCTGATCCTCGACGAGCCGACGCGCGGCGTGGACGTCGGCGCCAAGTCCGAGATCTATTCGATCATCGACAATCTGGCCAAGGCCGGCACTGCGATCCTCGTCATCTCGTCCGATCTGCCCGAGATCATCGGCATCTGCGACCGCGTCGTCGTCATGCGGGCAGGGCATATCGCCGGCGAAATCGAGCGTGGCGCGACCTCGCCCTTGAACCAGGAAGACATCATGGCACTCGCCACGGGGATGGAGCAACTCGATGCATGA
- a CDS encoding ABC transporter permease subunit, translating to MHDSPPKADTAGAAGLAAAQETKRQRIRLLISALGMLPVLLILCGGFHFLSEGRFFTGQNLGIVLQQAAVNTVLAAGMTFVILTGGIDLSVGSILAASAMAGLTLSKLPELGMLWLPAALLTGLGFGIVNGALIALLRLPPFIVTLGSLTAVRGLARLLGADTTVFNPSIPYAFIGNGSLTLIPGVASIPWLSVIALLVILVSWLVLRRTVLGVHIYAVGGNESAARLAGIKVWAVLIFVYGVSGLFAGLGGAMQAARLYAANGLQLGQSYELDAITAVILGGTSFVGGIGSIWGTLVGALIIAVLSNGLILVGVSDIWQYVIKGLVIIGAVALDRYRLQGSART from the coding sequence ATGCATGACAGCCCTCCGAAGGCGGACACGGCCGGCGCCGCGGGCCTCGCGGCCGCGCAAGAGACGAAGCGCCAGCGCATCAGGCTGCTGATCAGCGCGCTCGGCATGCTGCCGGTGTTGTTGATCCTGTGCGGCGGCTTCCATTTTCTGTCCGAGGGCCGCTTCTTCACCGGACAAAATCTCGGTATCGTGTTGCAGCAGGCCGCCGTGAACACCGTGCTCGCCGCAGGCATGACCTTCGTCATCCTCACCGGCGGCATCGACCTCTCGGTCGGCTCGATCCTGGCGGCCTCCGCGATGGCCGGGTTGACGCTCTCCAAGCTGCCCGAGCTCGGGATGTTGTGGCTGCCGGCCGCGCTGCTCACCGGCCTTGGCTTCGGCATCGTCAACGGCGCGCTGATTGCGCTCCTCCGCCTGCCGCCTTTCATCGTCACGCTCGGCTCTCTCACCGCCGTCCGCGGCCTGGCGCGACTGCTCGGGGCCGACACCACCGTGTTCAATCCTTCCATTCCCTATGCCTTCATCGGCAACGGCTCGCTGACGCTTATTCCCGGCGTCGCGTCGATTCCCTGGCTCTCGGTGATCGCCTTGCTCGTCATCCTCGTCTCGTGGCTGGTGCTGCGCCGGACCGTGCTCGGCGTGCACATCTATGCGGTCGGCGGCAATGAAAGCGCGGCGCGGCTTGCCGGCATCAAGGTCTGGGCCGTGCTGATCTTCGTCTACGGTGTTTCAGGGCTGTTCGCCGGCCTCGGCGGCGCCATGCAGGCAGCGCGGCTCTATGCGGCCAACGGCCTCCAGCTCGGCCAGTCCTACGAGCTCGATGCGATCACCGCCGTGATCCTCGGCGGCACCTCGTTCGTCGGCGGCATCGGCTCGATCTGGGGCACGCTGGTCGGCGCGCTGATCATTGCCGTCCTGTCGAACGGCCTCATTCTCGTCGGTGTCTCCGATATCTGGCAATATGTGATCAAGGGTCTGGTGATCATCGGCGCTGTGGCGCTCGACCGTTACCGGCTGCAAGGCTCCGCCAGAACCTGA
- a CDS encoding ABC transporter substrate-binding protein, with translation MGNPFFVALAKGAEFEAKKTNPNVKITAVGFEYDLGKQVTQIDNFIAAGVDLILLNPGDPKAIGPAIKKAQAAGVVVVAVDTAAEGADATVTTNNVQAGEISCQYIVDKLGGKGDVVIENGPQVSAVIDRVVGCKNVFSKNPGIKVLSSDQDGKGSREGGLTVAQGYLTRFPKIDAIFAINDPQAIGTDLAARQQNRSGIVITAVDGAPDIEAALKDPQSPQIQASASQDPFFMARRAVQVGVGILNGQKPASTVELLPSKLVTRDNIAEYKGWTSDRSQ, from the coding sequence ATGGGCAACCCGTTCTTCGTCGCGTTGGCGAAAGGCGCCGAGTTCGAGGCGAAGAAGACCAATCCCAATGTGAAGATCACGGCGGTCGGCTTCGAATACGACCTCGGCAAGCAGGTCACCCAGATCGACAATTTCATCGCCGCCGGCGTCGACCTGATCCTGTTGAACCCCGGCGACCCCAAGGCGATCGGGCCGGCGATCAAGAAGGCGCAGGCGGCCGGTGTCGTCGTCGTCGCGGTCGACACAGCGGCCGAAGGCGCCGATGCCACCGTGACCACGAACAACGTGCAGGCCGGCGAGATCTCCTGCCAATACATCGTCGACAAGTTGGGAGGAAAGGGGGACGTCGTCATCGAGAACGGGCCGCAGGTCTCCGCCGTGATCGACCGCGTCGTCGGCTGCAAGAACGTGTTCTCGAAGAATCCCGGCATCAAGGTGTTGTCCAGCGACCAGGACGGCAAGGGCTCGCGCGAGGGCGGCCTCACCGTTGCGCAGGGCTATCTGACCCGCTTTCCCAAGATCGATGCGATCTTCGCCATCAACGATCCGCAGGCGATCGGCACCGACCTTGCGGCGCGCCAGCAAAACCGCAGCGGCATTGTCATCACCGCGGTGGACGGTGCGCCCGACATCGAGGCTGCGCTGAAGGATCCGCAGTCGCCGCAGATCCAGGCTTCCGCTTCGCAGGACCCGTTCTTCATGGCGCGGCGGGCCGTGCAGGTGGGTGTCGGCATTCTCAATGGTCAGAAACCGGCCTCGACCGTCGAGCTCCTGCCGTCGAAGCTCGTCACCAGGGACAATATCGCCGAGTACAAGGGCTGGACCTCGGATCGTTCTCAGTAG
- a CDS encoding MarR family winged helix-turn-helix transcriptional regulator, with protein MKARTSGTAWRHANIGRLLNNAVRRFEGRVLELMSGKGHDETRIAHVGLTRNLDVEGTRLTELARRASMSKQAMGELVDQCAELGLVDRIADPTDRRARIVMFTPAGRKWLDAFRDAVDVAEQEMRAELGKATMDAIVKGLAVYGERFDTLDDPD; from the coding sequence GTGAAAGCCAGGACATCCGGCACCGCGTGGCGGCATGCCAATATCGGTCGCCTGCTCAACAACGCGGTGCGGCGCTTCGAAGGCCGTGTGCTCGAGCTGATGAGCGGGAAGGGGCATGACGAGACGCGGATCGCGCATGTCGGCCTCACCCGTAATCTCGACGTGGAGGGGACGAGGCTCACGGAGCTTGCCCGCCGCGCCTCCATGAGCAAGCAAGCGATGGGCGAGCTGGTCGATCAATGCGCCGAGCTCGGTCTCGTCGACCGCATCGCCGATCCGACCGACCGGCGCGCGCGCATCGTCATGTTCACGCCGGCCGGGCGCAAATGGCTGGATGCGTTCCGCGATGCTGTCGACGTCGCCGAGCAGGAGATGCGTGCCGAGCTCGGCAAGGCCACGATGGATGCGATCGTGAAGGGGCTGGCGGTCTACGGCGAGAGGTTCGACACGCTCGACGATCCGGATTAG